The following proteins come from a genomic window of Trifolium pratense cultivar HEN17-A07 linkage group LG4, ARS_RC_1.1, whole genome shotgun sequence:
- the LOC123881909 gene encoding translocase of chloroplast 90, chloroplastic isoform X1 yields MLGLEGRMKGFRDWVLSQISSKSLMSPTPLLGSDSLYDEGRSNEDSNEQAPAANSVALPVPSATSNSSTNQSSSTLQQASEAENFQSQLSGNGRRKDTLAKVEDLQVQFFRLLQRLGQSKENLLVTKVLYRMHLATLIRAEESDLKRVNLSSSRARAIANQQEEAGMPQLGFSCRILVLGKTGVGKSATINSIFGQEKAMTNAFQPATNCIQEIVGTVNGINITFIDTPGFLPSSTKNVKRNKRIMLSIKRFIRKSPPDIVLYFERLDLINSGYSDFPLLKLITDVFGASIWFNTILVMTHSSSAIPEGLEGYTVNYDSYISQCTNLIQQYIHQAVLDSRLENPALFVENHPQYPKNNMGEIILPNGQVWKSQLLLFCICTKVLGDVNSLLKFQNGIELGPANNARVPSLPHLLSSLLRHRPVSNQSGIDDEIEDILHSDKEEDEYDQLPSIRILTKSQVEKLSKQQKEDYLDELEYRETLYLKKQMKEDYRRRKEKLLLQEQEFSNSDNSDDPEPVQLPDMAVPLSFDSDCSIHRYRCLVDNDQFLVRPVLDPQGWDHDVGFDGINLETATEIKKNVYASVVGQMHKTKHDFNIQSECAAAYVNPLGPTYSIGVDVQSAGKDMVCTVHSNTKLKNIKHNIADCGVSLTSFGKKYYVGAKLEDTLLIGKRLKFVVNAGRMEGHEQMAYGGSFEASLRGEDYPVRNDHLSLTMTVLSFDKETVLSGSLESELRLSRSLKASVSANLNSRKMGKICIKMSSSEHLQIALVAVFSILKLLLRRKEI; encoded by the exons ATGTTAGGTTTAG AAGGTAGGATGAAAGGTTTTAGAGATTGGGTTTTATCCCAGATATCGTCTAAATCATTGATGTCGCCTACGCCATTATTGGGCAGTGATAGTTTATATGATGAAGGGCGTTCTAATGAAGATTCTAATGAGCAAG CTCCCGCAGCTAACTCTGTAGCATTGCCGGTTCCGTCTGCCACATCAAACTCTTCTACCAATCAGAGTAGTTCCACCTTGCAGCAAGCTTCAGAAGCAGAAAATTTTCAATCTCAACTTAGCGGTAATGGAAGACGGAAGGATACTTTGGCTAAAGTTGAGGATCTACAAGTTCAATTTTTCCGCTTGCTCCAGCGCCTCGGCCAGTCAAAAGAAAACCTCTTGGTGACAAAGGTTCTTTATCGCATGCATCTTGCAACTTTGATTCGTGCTGAGGAATCGGATCTGAAAAGAGTTAACCTTAGCAGCAGTAGAGCCCGAGCAATAGCAAACCAACAGGAGGAAGCTGGCATGCCCCAATTGGGCTTCTCCTGCAGAATACTTGTCCTTGGTAAAACTGGAGTTGGTAAAAGTGCTACCATAAACTCTATATTTGGTCAAGAAAAAGCCATGACTAATGCTTTTCAACCTGCTACTAATTGCATCCAAGAAATTGTGGGAACTGTCAACGGGATTAACATAACGTTTATTGATACCCCTGGTTTCCTGCCTTCCTCTACTAAAAATGTGAAGAGAAATAAGAGGATTATGCTTTCTATTAAGAGATTCATTAGAAAATCCCCTCCAGACATCGTTTTGTACTTTGAACGGCTTGATCTTATCAATTCTGGTTATAGTGACTTCCCACTTTTGAAACTCATAACCGATGTATTTGGTGCATCAATATGGTTCAACACTATCCTAGTCATGACCCATTCATCCTCAGCTATTCCAGAAGGACTTGAAGGATATACTGTTAATTATGATTCTTATATTTCGCAATGTACTAACCTAATACAGCAGTATATACATCAGGCAGTGTTAGATTCAAGGCTAGAAAACCCTGCACTTTTTGTTGAGAACCATCCTCAGTACCCAAAAAATAATATGGGGGAGATAATTCTTCCTAATGGACAGGTTTGGAAATCTCAACTCTTGTTATTTTGCATTTGTACCAAAGTTCTGGGTGATGTAAATTCCCTCCTTAAGTTTCAAAACGGCATAGAACTAGGACCAGCAAACAATGCCCGAGTTCCTTCTCTGCCCCATCTCCTTTCGTCCCTGCTACGCCATCGCCCTGTATCCAATCAAAGTGGAATCGATGATGAAATTGAGGACATTTTACATTCAGACAAGGAAGAAGATGAGTATGATCAACTTCCATCCATACGGATCTTGACAAAATCCCAGGTTGAAAAGTTGTCCAAGCAGCAAAAAGAAGATTATCTGGATGAATTGGAATACAGGGAGACCCTTTACTTGAAGAAACAAATGAAAGAAGACTATCGCAGGCGCAAGGAGAAGTTACTCTTACAAGAGCAAGAGTTTTCTAATAGTGATAATTCTGATGATCCAGAACCTGTTCAGTTACCGGATATGGCTGTTCCTCTGAGTTTTGACTCAGATTGCTCTATACATAGATATCGCTGCCTTGTTGATAATGACCAATTCCTTGTAAGACCTGTTCTTGATCCCCAAGGATGGGATCACGATGTGGGTTTCGATGGTATAAACTTGGAGACAGCTACTGAAATAAAGAAGAATGTATATGCCTCGGTTGTGGGACAAATGCATAAGACCAAGCATGATTTCAATATTCAATCTGAGTGTGCTGCAGCTTATGTTAATCCGTTGGGTCCTACTTATTCTATTGGCGTTGATGTTCAATCTGCAGGTAAAGATATGGTTTGTACTGTTCATAGCAacacaaaattgaaaaacataaaGCACAATATTGCTGATTGCGGTGTTTCTTTGACATCTTTCGGAAAGAAATACTACGTGGGTGCAAAACTCGAGGATACTTTGCTAATtggaaaaagattaaaatttgTCGTTAATGCTGGCCGTATGGAAGGTCATGAACAAATGGCATATGGTGGAAGTTTTGAAGCTAGTTTACGAGGGGAAGATTATCCCGTTAGAAATGACCATTTAAGCCTGACAATGACAGTCCTCTCCTTCGATAAAGAGACGGTGTTGAGTGGAAGCTTAGAATCTGAGTTAAGGTTGAGTCGAAGCCTGAAAGCATCTGTTAGTGCTAATCTAAATAGTCGCAAAATGGGGAAAATATGTATAAAGATGAGTAGTTCTGAGCATTTACAAATTGCCTTGGTTGCAGTTTTCTCAATTTTGAAGCTTCTGTTACGTAGAAAGGAAATTTAG
- the LOC123881908 gene encoding uncharacterized protein At2g34460, chloroplastic isoform X1 produces MAFPLIVRNPSTFHTHQFTASSSFRTKSLSLLNFAKMEGSEITEQVTGKVVEDDDLILKKKVFVAGATGSTGKRIVEQLLAKGFAVKAGVRDLEKARTSFSSTNPSLQFVKVDVTEGSDKLAEAIGDDTEAVVCATGFRPGWDLLAPWKVDNFGTVNLVEACRKVNVNRFILISSILVNGAAMGQLLNPAYIFLNVFGLTLVAKLQAENHIRKSGINYTIIRPGGLKNDPPTGNIVMEPEDTLYEGSISRDQVAEVAVESLAYPESAYKVVEIVARPDAPKRAYHDLFGSIVQR; encoded by the exons ATGGCTTTTCCACTTATTGTAAGAAATCCTAGTACTTTCCACACTCACCAATTCACCGCCTCCTCTTCCTTCAGAACCAAATCTCTTTCCCTCCTCAATTTCGCAAAG ATGGAAGGAAGTGAAATCACTGAACAAGTTACAGGGAAAGTAGTGGAAGATGATGATTTGATTTTGAAGAAGAAAGTTTTTGTTGCTGGTGCTACTGGTAGCACTGGGAAAAGAATCGTTGAACAGTTACTTGCTAAGGGTTTTGCTGTTAAGGCTGGGGTTAGAGATTTGGAAAAGGCTCGGACCTCATTTTCATCTACCAATCCATCTCTTCAATTT GTTAAAGTTGATGTTACAGAGGGTTCTGATAAGCTAGCCGAAGCTATTGGCGATGATACAGAAGCAGTAGTATGTGCCACAGGCTTTCGGCCAGGGTGGGATTTGCTTGCTCCATGGAAG GTTGACAATTTTGGCACTGTCAACCTTGTTGAAGCATGCAGGAAAGTCAACGTAAACAGATTCATTCTTATAAGCTCCATTTTAGTCAATGGAGCAGCTATGGGGCAGCTACTCAATCCAGCTTACATCTTTCTCAACGTTTTTGGACTCACATTAGTAGCAAAGTTACAGGCAGAAAATCATATCAGGAAATCTGGTATAAATTACACAATTATAAGACCTGGAGGGTTGAAAAACGATCCTCCTACCGGAAATATTGTTATGGAGCCAGAG GACACCCTTTATGAAGGTTCCATATCCAGAGATCAAGTTGCAGAGGTAGCTGTGGAATCATTGGCTTATCCTGAGTCAGCTTATAAAGTCGTGGAGATAGTTGCTCGACCTGATGCTCCTAAACGCGCATACCATGATCTTTTTGGTTCCATAGTTCAACGATGA
- the LOC123881909 gene encoding translocase of chloroplast 90, chloroplastic isoform X2 translates to MLGLGRMKGFRDWVLSQISSKSLMSPTPLLGSDSLYDEGRSNEDSNEQAPAANSVALPVPSATSNSSTNQSSSTLQQASEAENFQSQLSGNGRRKDTLAKVEDLQVQFFRLLQRLGQSKENLLVTKVLYRMHLATLIRAEESDLKRVNLSSSRARAIANQQEEAGMPQLGFSCRILVLGKTGVGKSATINSIFGQEKAMTNAFQPATNCIQEIVGTVNGINITFIDTPGFLPSSTKNVKRNKRIMLSIKRFIRKSPPDIVLYFERLDLINSGYSDFPLLKLITDVFGASIWFNTILVMTHSSSAIPEGLEGYTVNYDSYISQCTNLIQQYIHQAVLDSRLENPALFVENHPQYPKNNMGEIILPNGQVWKSQLLLFCICTKVLGDVNSLLKFQNGIELGPANNARVPSLPHLLSSLLRHRPVSNQSGIDDEIEDILHSDKEEDEYDQLPSIRILTKSQVEKLSKQQKEDYLDELEYRETLYLKKQMKEDYRRRKEKLLLQEQEFSNSDNSDDPEPVQLPDMAVPLSFDSDCSIHRYRCLVDNDQFLVRPVLDPQGWDHDVGFDGINLETATEIKKNVYASVVGQMHKTKHDFNIQSECAAAYVNPLGPTYSIGVDVQSAGKDMVCTVHSNTKLKNIKHNIADCGVSLTSFGKKYYVGAKLEDTLLIGKRLKFVVNAGRMEGHEQMAYGGSFEASLRGEDYPVRNDHLSLTMTVLSFDKETVLSGSLESELRLSRSLKASVSANLNSRKMGKICIKMSSSEHLQIALVAVFSILKLLLRRKEI, encoded by the exons ATGTTAGGTTTAG GTAGGATGAAAGGTTTTAGAGATTGGGTTTTATCCCAGATATCGTCTAAATCATTGATGTCGCCTACGCCATTATTGGGCAGTGATAGTTTATATGATGAAGGGCGTTCTAATGAAGATTCTAATGAGCAAG CTCCCGCAGCTAACTCTGTAGCATTGCCGGTTCCGTCTGCCACATCAAACTCTTCTACCAATCAGAGTAGTTCCACCTTGCAGCAAGCTTCAGAAGCAGAAAATTTTCAATCTCAACTTAGCGGTAATGGAAGACGGAAGGATACTTTGGCTAAAGTTGAGGATCTACAAGTTCAATTTTTCCGCTTGCTCCAGCGCCTCGGCCAGTCAAAAGAAAACCTCTTGGTGACAAAGGTTCTTTATCGCATGCATCTTGCAACTTTGATTCGTGCTGAGGAATCGGATCTGAAAAGAGTTAACCTTAGCAGCAGTAGAGCCCGAGCAATAGCAAACCAACAGGAGGAAGCTGGCATGCCCCAATTGGGCTTCTCCTGCAGAATACTTGTCCTTGGTAAAACTGGAGTTGGTAAAAGTGCTACCATAAACTCTATATTTGGTCAAGAAAAAGCCATGACTAATGCTTTTCAACCTGCTACTAATTGCATCCAAGAAATTGTGGGAACTGTCAACGGGATTAACATAACGTTTATTGATACCCCTGGTTTCCTGCCTTCCTCTACTAAAAATGTGAAGAGAAATAAGAGGATTATGCTTTCTATTAAGAGATTCATTAGAAAATCCCCTCCAGACATCGTTTTGTACTTTGAACGGCTTGATCTTATCAATTCTGGTTATAGTGACTTCCCACTTTTGAAACTCATAACCGATGTATTTGGTGCATCAATATGGTTCAACACTATCCTAGTCATGACCCATTCATCCTCAGCTATTCCAGAAGGACTTGAAGGATATACTGTTAATTATGATTCTTATATTTCGCAATGTACTAACCTAATACAGCAGTATATACATCAGGCAGTGTTAGATTCAAGGCTAGAAAACCCTGCACTTTTTGTTGAGAACCATCCTCAGTACCCAAAAAATAATATGGGGGAGATAATTCTTCCTAATGGACAGGTTTGGAAATCTCAACTCTTGTTATTTTGCATTTGTACCAAAGTTCTGGGTGATGTAAATTCCCTCCTTAAGTTTCAAAACGGCATAGAACTAGGACCAGCAAACAATGCCCGAGTTCCTTCTCTGCCCCATCTCCTTTCGTCCCTGCTACGCCATCGCCCTGTATCCAATCAAAGTGGAATCGATGATGAAATTGAGGACATTTTACATTCAGACAAGGAAGAAGATGAGTATGATCAACTTCCATCCATACGGATCTTGACAAAATCCCAGGTTGAAAAGTTGTCCAAGCAGCAAAAAGAAGATTATCTGGATGAATTGGAATACAGGGAGACCCTTTACTTGAAGAAACAAATGAAAGAAGACTATCGCAGGCGCAAGGAGAAGTTACTCTTACAAGAGCAAGAGTTTTCTAATAGTGATAATTCTGATGATCCAGAACCTGTTCAGTTACCGGATATGGCTGTTCCTCTGAGTTTTGACTCAGATTGCTCTATACATAGATATCGCTGCCTTGTTGATAATGACCAATTCCTTGTAAGACCTGTTCTTGATCCCCAAGGATGGGATCACGATGTGGGTTTCGATGGTATAAACTTGGAGACAGCTACTGAAATAAAGAAGAATGTATATGCCTCGGTTGTGGGACAAATGCATAAGACCAAGCATGATTTCAATATTCAATCTGAGTGTGCTGCAGCTTATGTTAATCCGTTGGGTCCTACTTATTCTATTGGCGTTGATGTTCAATCTGCAGGTAAAGATATGGTTTGTACTGTTCATAGCAacacaaaattgaaaaacataaaGCACAATATTGCTGATTGCGGTGTTTCTTTGACATCTTTCGGAAAGAAATACTACGTGGGTGCAAAACTCGAGGATACTTTGCTAATtggaaaaagattaaaatttgTCGTTAATGCTGGCCGTATGGAAGGTCATGAACAAATGGCATATGGTGGAAGTTTTGAAGCTAGTTTACGAGGGGAAGATTATCCCGTTAGAAATGACCATTTAAGCCTGACAATGACAGTCCTCTCCTTCGATAAAGAGACGGTGTTGAGTGGAAGCTTAGAATCTGAGTTAAGGTTGAGTCGAAGCCTGAAAGCATCTGTTAGTGCTAATCTAAATAGTCGCAAAATGGGGAAAATATGTATAAAGATGAGTAGTTCTGAGCATTTACAAATTGCCTTGGTTGCAGTTTTCTCAATTTTGAAGCTTCTGTTACGTAGAAAGGAAATTTAG
- the LOC123881908 gene encoding uncharacterized protein At2g34460, chloroplastic isoform X2 — protein sequence MEGSEITEQVTGKVVEDDDLILKKKVFVAGATGSTGKRIVEQLLAKGFAVKAGVRDLEKARTSFSSTNPSLQFVKVDVTEGSDKLAEAIGDDTEAVVCATGFRPGWDLLAPWKVDNFGTVNLVEACRKVNVNRFILISSILVNGAAMGQLLNPAYIFLNVFGLTLVAKLQAENHIRKSGINYTIIRPGGLKNDPPTGNIVMEPEDTLYEGSISRDQVAEVAVESLAYPESAYKVVEIVARPDAPKRAYHDLFGSIVQR from the exons ATGGAAGGAAGTGAAATCACTGAACAAGTTACAGGGAAAGTAGTGGAAGATGATGATTTGATTTTGAAGAAGAAAGTTTTTGTTGCTGGTGCTACTGGTAGCACTGGGAAAAGAATCGTTGAACAGTTACTTGCTAAGGGTTTTGCTGTTAAGGCTGGGGTTAGAGATTTGGAAAAGGCTCGGACCTCATTTTCATCTACCAATCCATCTCTTCAATTT GTTAAAGTTGATGTTACAGAGGGTTCTGATAAGCTAGCCGAAGCTATTGGCGATGATACAGAAGCAGTAGTATGTGCCACAGGCTTTCGGCCAGGGTGGGATTTGCTTGCTCCATGGAAG GTTGACAATTTTGGCACTGTCAACCTTGTTGAAGCATGCAGGAAAGTCAACGTAAACAGATTCATTCTTATAAGCTCCATTTTAGTCAATGGAGCAGCTATGGGGCAGCTACTCAATCCAGCTTACATCTTTCTCAACGTTTTTGGACTCACATTAGTAGCAAAGTTACAGGCAGAAAATCATATCAGGAAATCTGGTATAAATTACACAATTATAAGACCTGGAGGGTTGAAAAACGATCCTCCTACCGGAAATATTGTTATGGAGCCAGAG GACACCCTTTATGAAGGTTCCATATCCAGAGATCAAGTTGCAGAGGTAGCTGTGGAATCATTGGCTTATCCTGAGTCAGCTTATAAAGTCGTGGAGATAGTTGCTCGACCTGATGCTCCTAAACGCGCATACCATGATCTTTTTGGTTCCATAGTTCAACGATGA
- the LOC123881907 gene encoding uncharacterized protein LOC123881907: MGSENGSDPFKGVDWKSVGGEMQQNPSVKPALAKRLPKRVRNIPDYYFLPKWPLPSALLFCTACIAGGVGAGMLVEAWINKKVKEDGGVIWEFDK, from the exons ATGGGAAGTGAGAATGGAAGTGATCCATTCAAAGGGGTGGATTGGAAATCTGTTGGTGGTGAGATGCAACAAAACCCTAGTGTTAAACCAGCACTTGCAAAACGGCTCCCCAAGAGAGTTAGGAACATACCAGACTATTATTTCCTTCCTAAATGGCCACTACCTTCCGCTTTGTTGTTCTGCACTGCCTGTATTGCCGGTGGAGTTGGTGCCGGTATGCTAGTAGAAGCCTGGATCAACAAGAAAGTTAAAG AGGATGGTGGGGTGATATGGGAGTTTGACAAATAA